One region of Anaeromyxobacter paludicola genomic DNA includes:
- a CDS encoding asparagine synthase-related protein → MTRRAKAIGLISGGLDSTLALALVKAQGVEVKAVNFYTGFCITETQRRKGGRPDGSVPRNEALRAAADVEVDVEYVDVSGREYLDMLVTPRYGYGKNANPCVDCRVFMMRKAKEIMEREGADFVFTGEVLGQRPKSQRRDTLRVIERDSGLDGRLLRPLSAKLLKPTIPEQEGLIDRERLGDISGRSRHRQMALAEELGIADWPQPAGGCCYLTDESFARKFFDVLDARVAAGGERRIEQDDVVLLSTGRHFRLSPRAKLIVGRSEVENALLDNYLEGRARLEVPGIPGPVALVEGAPTWEERQLASRIVARYGKARDLPEAEVEWREEGGSERYAVAPFDDEAALEKLRV, encoded by the coding sequence ATGACCCGGCGGGCGAAGGCGATCGGCCTCATCTCGGGCGGCCTCGACTCCACGCTCGCCCTCGCGCTCGTGAAGGCGCAGGGCGTGGAGGTGAAGGCGGTCAACTTCTACACCGGCTTCTGCATCACCGAGACGCAGCGCCGCAAGGGCGGCCGCCCGGACGGCTCGGTGCCGCGCAACGAGGCGCTCCGCGCCGCCGCCGACGTGGAGGTGGACGTCGAGTACGTGGACGTCTCGGGGCGCGAGTACCTCGACATGCTGGTCACGCCCCGGTACGGCTACGGCAAGAACGCCAACCCCTGCGTGGACTGCCGCGTCTTCATGATGCGGAAGGCGAAGGAGATCATGGAGCGCGAGGGGGCCGACTTCGTCTTCACCGGCGAGGTGCTGGGCCAGCGCCCCAAGAGCCAGCGGCGCGACACGCTGCGCGTCATCGAGCGCGACAGCGGGCTCGACGGCCGGCTGCTCCGCCCGCTCTCCGCGAAGCTCCTCAAGCCGACCATCCCCGAGCAGGAGGGGCTCATCGACCGCGAGCGGCTGGGCGACATCTCGGGCCGATCGCGGCACCGGCAGATGGCGCTCGCGGAGGAGCTCGGCATCGCCGACTGGCCGCAGCCGGCGGGCGGGTGCTGCTACCTCACCGACGAGAGCTTCGCCCGGAAGTTCTTCGACGTGCTCGACGCGCGCGTGGCCGCGGGCGGCGAGCGGCGCATCGAGCAGGACGACGTGGTCCTCCTCTCCACCGGCCGCCACTTCCGGCTCTCCCCGCGCGCCAAGCTCATCGTGGGGCGCAGCGAGGTGGAGAACGCGCTCCTCGACAACTACCTCGAGGGGCGGGCGCGGCTGGAGGTGCCGGGGATCCCGGGGCCGGTGGCGCTCGTCGAGGGCGCGCCGACCTGGGAGGAGCGGCAGCTCGCCTCGCGCATCGTGGCCCGCTACGGCAAGGCCCGGGACCTCCCGGAGGCCGAGGTCGAGTGGCGGGAGGAGGGCGGCAGCGAGAGGTACGCCGTCGCGCCGTTCGACGACGAGGCGGCGCTCGAGAAGCTGCGGGTGTGA
- a CDS encoding sulfurtransferase TusA family protein → MNDLPAPDRTIDTSGKLCPYPIVETAKAVRALAPGAVLLVIATDPGIALDMPMWCKATRNEHLATFKDGAAWKSYVRRLPREDA, encoded by the coding sequence ATGAACGACCTGCCCGCGCCGGACCGGACCATCGACACCTCCGGGAAGCTCTGCCCGTACCCCATCGTCGAGACGGCGAAGGCCGTGCGCGCGCTCGCGCCGGGCGCGGTGCTCCTCGTCATCGCCACCGACCCGGGCATCGCCCTCGACATGCCGATGTGGTGCAAGGCGACCCGGAACGAGCACCTCGCCACCTTCAAGGACGGCGCGGCCTGGAAGAGCTACGTGCGGCGGCTGCCGCGGGAGGACGCGTGA
- a CDS encoding DsbA family protein, which yields MHKHASWIVALIVGVVIGAAADRMVGGFKSAQIRRAPPVPIAAQQRQARPVEDPKAVYRVPVDDSPVKGNPEALVTIVESSDFQCPFCKRVIPTLQQLERDYGDKIRFVFKENPLSFHDKALQAAMAAEEARAQGGNARFWAMHDKLFEIAPALDRAGLERAAKELGLDAEGFRRALDSGKHEGRVRRDQALVSALGANGTPSFFINGRKLTGAQPIEAFKALIDEELRKAELLVKTGVAPRDLYAKVIEGGATSVVYLPAGSPSQPQAAPAVPPPAQAAKVPLRADDPAKGPAAAKVTVVLFSDFQCPFCSRVVPTLQRLEQAYGKDLRVVWKHEPLAMHPNALPAALAAEAAREQGKFWPMHDQLFQNQAQLSPAKYTELAKQLGLNVARFERSIEAQSGKARIEEDQQLATGIGATGTPTLFVNCRKVVGAQPYESFSALVDEELKKADRLLGGKAPDAGFYDRICEENVKAAPAAPTAAAPAPGAPVKVDIRPDDPAKGPAQAPVTVVEFSDFQCPFCSRAEPTVHQLEQLYGNDLRVVWKHQPLPMHPNAMPAAEAAEAAREQGKFWPMHDLLFQNQTQLSPEAYERFARQLGLDLPRFRAAMSSGKYRARIQEDMAQGQRAGVNGTPAFLVNGELLVGAQPIEAFKAVVDRQLERAKQARR from the coding sequence ATGCACAAGCACGCGAGCTGGATCGTGGCCCTGATCGTGGGCGTGGTCATCGGCGCCGCCGCGGACCGGATGGTCGGCGGGTTCAAGTCGGCGCAGATCCGCCGCGCCCCGCCGGTGCCCATCGCCGCGCAGCAGCGGCAGGCCCGGCCGGTCGAGGATCCCAAGGCGGTCTACCGGGTCCCGGTGGACGACTCGCCGGTGAAGGGCAACCCCGAGGCGCTCGTCACCATCGTCGAGTCCTCCGACTTCCAGTGCCCCTTCTGCAAGCGGGTGATCCCGACCCTGCAGCAGCTCGAGCGCGACTACGGCGACAAGATCCGCTTCGTCTTCAAGGAGAACCCGCTCTCCTTCCACGACAAGGCGCTCCAGGCCGCCATGGCGGCCGAGGAGGCCCGCGCCCAGGGCGGCAACGCCAGGTTCTGGGCCATGCACGACAAGCTCTTCGAGATCGCGCCGGCCCTCGACCGCGCCGGCCTCGAGCGGGCCGCCAAGGAGCTCGGCCTCGACGCCGAGGGCTTCCGCCGCGCGCTCGACTCCGGCAAGCACGAGGGGCGCGTCCGCCGCGACCAGGCCCTGGTCTCGGCGCTCGGCGCCAACGGCACGCCCTCCTTCTTCATCAACGGGCGCAAGCTCACCGGGGCCCAGCCCATCGAGGCCTTCAAGGCGCTCATCGACGAGGAGCTGCGCAAGGCCGAGCTGCTCGTGAAGACCGGCGTCGCGCCCCGCGACCTCTACGCCAAGGTGATCGAGGGCGGCGCCACCTCGGTGGTGTACCTCCCGGCCGGCAGCCCGTCGCAGCCGCAGGCCGCCCCGGCCGTCCCGCCCCCGGCGCAGGCCGCCAAGGTGCCGCTGCGCGCCGACGACCCGGCCAAGGGCCCGGCCGCCGCCAAGGTCACCGTGGTCCTGTTCTCCGACTTCCAGTGCCCGTTCTGCAGCCGGGTGGTGCCCACGCTGCAGCGGCTCGAGCAGGCCTACGGCAAGGACCTGCGCGTCGTCTGGAAGCACGAGCCGCTGGCCATGCACCCGAACGCCCTCCCCGCCGCCCTCGCCGCCGAGGCGGCGCGCGAGCAGGGGAAGTTCTGGCCGATGCACGACCAGCTCTTCCAGAACCAGGCCCAGCTCTCTCCCGCGAAGTACACGGAGCTCGCGAAGCAGCTCGGCCTGAACGTGGCCCGCTTTGAGCGGTCGATCGAGGCGCAGTCGGGCAAGGCGCGGATCGAGGAGGACCAGCAGCTCGCGACCGGCATCGGCGCGACCGGCACCCCGACCCTCTTCGTGAACTGCCGCAAGGTGGTCGGGGCGCAGCCCTACGAGTCCTTCTCGGCGCTGGTGGACGAGGAGCTCAAGAAGGCCGACCGGCTCCTCGGCGGCAAGGCGCCGGACGCCGGCTTCTACGACCGGATCTGCGAGGAGAACGTGAAGGCCGCCCCCGCCGCGCCGACCGCCGCGGCGCCCGCCCCGGGCGCGCCGGTGAAGGTGGACATCCGCCCCGACGACCCGGCGAAGGGCCCGGCGCAGGCCCCGGTGACGGTGGTCGAGTTCTCCGACTTCCAGTGCCCGTTCTGCTCGCGCGCCGAGCCGACGGTGCACCAGCTCGAGCAGCTCTACGGGAACGACCTGCGGGTGGTCTGGAAGCACCAGCCGCTGCCGATGCACCCGAACGCCATGCCGGCCGCCGAGGCCGCCGAGGCGGCGCGCGAGCAGGGCAAGTTCTGGCCGATGCACGACCTGCTCTTCCAGAACCAGACCCAGCTCTCGCCCGAGGCCTACGAGCGCTTCGCGAGGCAGCTCGGGCTCGACCTGCCCCGGTTCCGCGCCGCGATGTCCTCGGGCAAGTACCGCGCCCGCATCCAGGAGGACATGGCGCAGGGGCAGCGCGCCGGGGTGAACGGCACGCCGGCGTTCCTCGTGAACGGCGAGCTGCTCGTCGGCGCGCAGCCGATCGAGGCCTTCAAGGCGGTCGTGGACCGGCAGCTCGAGCGGGCGAAGCAGGCGCGGCGCTAG
- a CDS encoding PilZ domain-containing protein has protein sequence MGRFIINPRRAPRVPARLRVRVAASGAEFQAETRDLGPGGCLMVAPRVIAPGVPLRLVIEDVALPELLRVTGGAVWGAHDERARVGVAFAPNQAHDPGVWFRRFLEKNPQIAARVAHVPQSLDDRTRLYLLEAPDLLELRPDELAVLSGFVEGMTVGELIEDDRERSRDRVRAIFALLERRALTVSPRGDVWTGGGAARARPSELRASPPTLLRASAEAVPLPEAGNGFTAPAPRGAERSAAAQSELDLGRRLGAAGKYADALVHLRRALALSPRDPDIAVLIGQYAFKDRRVS, from the coding sequence ATGGGCCGATTCATCATCAACCCGCGTCGTGCGCCGCGCGTTCCCGCCCGACTGCGGGTGCGGGTCGCCGCCTCGGGGGCCGAGTTCCAGGCCGAGACGCGGGACCTCGGCCCCGGCGGCTGCCTCATGGTCGCCCCGCGGGTGATCGCGCCCGGCGTGCCCCTGCGGCTCGTCATCGAGGACGTCGCGCTCCCGGAGCTGCTCCGCGTCACCGGCGGCGCGGTCTGGGGCGCCCACGACGAGCGGGCGCGCGTGGGCGTGGCCTTCGCGCCGAACCAGGCGCACGATCCGGGGGTCTGGTTCCGCCGCTTCCTCGAGAAGAACCCCCAGATCGCCGCCCGCGTGGCGCACGTCCCGCAGTCGCTCGACGACCGCACGCGGCTCTACCTACTCGAGGCGCCCGACCTGCTCGAGCTGCGGCCCGACGAGCTGGCCGTGCTGAGCGGGTTCGTGGAGGGCATGACGGTCGGCGAGCTGATCGAGGACGACCGCGAGCGCTCGCGCGACCGCGTCCGGGCCATCTTCGCGCTGCTCGAGCGGCGGGCCCTCACCGTCTCGCCGCGCGGCGACGTCTGGACCGGCGGCGGCGCCGCGCGCGCCCGCCCCTCGGAGCTGCGCGCCTCGCCGCCGACGCTGCTGCGCGCCTCCGCCGAGGCGGTGCCGCTCCCGGAGGCCGGGAACGGCTTCACCGCCCCCGCGCCGCGCGGGGCCGAGCGCTCGGCGGCGGCGCAGTCGGAGCTCGACCTCGGCCGGCGGCTCGGCGCGGCCGGGAAGTACGCCGACGCGCTCGTGCACCTCCGGCGCGCGCTGGCGCTCTCGCCGCGCGATCCGGACATCGCGGTCCTCATCGGGCAGTACGCCTTCAAGGACCGCCGGGTCAGCTAG
- a CDS encoding heavy-metal-associated domain-containing protein codes for MKTLIVAAALAFLAPAAALACEECGMTHEGAHHEHAKAGAAATPSAAATPLAADEARVTIPITGMHCDHCVQRVKTALQGIEGVKRVDASLEKSQAVVAFQKEKVKPAKLAEAIDALGFKAGAPVQN; via the coding sequence ATGAAGACCCTGATCGTCGCCGCCGCCCTGGCCTTCCTCGCCCCCGCGGCCGCCCTCGCCTGCGAGGAGTGCGGCATGACGCACGAGGGCGCGCACCACGAGCACGCCAAGGCCGGCGCGGCCGCCACGCCGTCCGCCGCCGCCACCCCGCTCGCCGCCGACGAGGCGCGCGTCACCATCCCGATCACCGGCATGCACTGCGATCACTGCGTCCAGCGCGTGAAGACGGCGCTGCAGGGGATCGAGGGCGTGAAGCGCGTGGACGCGAGCCTCGAGAAGTCCCAGGCCGTGGTCGCCTTCCAGAAGGAGAAGGTGAAGCCGGCCAAGCTCGCCGAGGCGATCGACGCCCTCGGCTTCAAGGCCGGCGCGCCGGTCCAGAACTAG
- a CDS encoding YybH family protein — METIPSTGEQQAGQRSQAVDPSLEAACRSFNEDFNRHDPAAVAAHFAEDATLITPGGELGRGRDGVAEVFGRDARGLLEGTRSTFTIRSARMLGQDLALLDLDHDLQGFRMPDGSRRATQLHVMILARRAGQTWQWLDARPYAFLPPPQRQ; from the coding sequence ATGGAGACGATCCCATCGACCGGCGAGCAGCAGGCGGGGCAACGGTCGCAAGCGGTGGACCCCTCGCTCGAGGCGGCCTGCCGCAGCTTCAACGAGGACTTCAACCGGCACGATCCGGCCGCGGTCGCCGCCCACTTCGCCGAGGACGCGACGCTGATCACCCCCGGCGGCGAGCTGGGGCGGGGGCGGGACGGCGTGGCGGAGGTGTTCGGCCGCGACGCCCGCGGCCTCCTCGAAGGCACCCGCTCCACCTTCACCATCCGCTCGGCGCGCATGCTCGGACAAGACCTCGCCCTGCTCGACCTCGACCATGACCTCCAGGGCTTCCGGATGCCGGACGGCTCGCGGCGGGCGACGCAGCTGCACGTGATGATCCTGGCGCGGCGCGCGGGCCAGACCTGGCAGTGGCTCGACGCGCGCCCCTACGCCTTCCTGCCGCCGCCGCAGCGGCAGTGA
- a CDS encoding MFS transporter: MSRTDEDPPPLPARRDVALLLATRALRLFAYGLLSVGLVLHLAAAGLSELRIGLLLTLTLLGDTAVSLALTTHADRAGRRRTLLAGAALMVLAGAVFSATRSFWLLLAAATVGVVSPAGNEVGPFLAVEQAALAQAVPAGRRTQVFAWYQLAGAGATALGALAGGAAAGALQRAGLSALASYRALTLAYAALGLALAACFARLSPAAEAPRGPARAGLRARLGLHRSRGVVLRLSALFSVDAFAGGFVVQAFVAWWFHRRFGADPALLGRIFFGANALAGLSALSASWVAARIGLVRTMVFTHLPSNLLLLAVPLMPTLPLAVAVLFLRFSISQMDVPTRQSYTMAVVEPDERSAAAGVTGIARTVGAALSPVVAGPLYASPALAGLPFLLAGALKIIYDLALFAAFRRHPAPEERREAAARPGPASRQADR; the protein is encoded by the coding sequence GTGAGCCGGACGGACGAGGACCCGCCGCCGCTCCCGGCGCGGCGCGACGTCGCGCTCCTCCTCGCGACGCGCGCGCTCAGGCTGTTCGCCTACGGGCTCCTCTCGGTGGGCCTCGTCCTCCACCTCGCCGCGGCGGGGCTGTCGGAGCTCCGCATCGGGCTCCTGCTCACGCTCACGCTCCTCGGCGACACCGCGGTCTCGCTGGCGCTCACCACCCACGCCGACCGGGCCGGCCGCCGCCGCACGCTCCTCGCCGGCGCCGCGCTCATGGTCCTCGCCGGCGCGGTCTTCTCCGCCACCCGCTCCTTCTGGCTCCTGCTCGCCGCCGCCACCGTCGGCGTGGTGAGCCCGGCCGGCAACGAGGTGGGGCCGTTCCTGGCCGTGGAGCAGGCCGCGCTCGCGCAGGCGGTCCCGGCGGGGCGCCGCACCCAGGTCTTCGCCTGGTACCAGCTCGCGGGGGCCGGCGCGACGGCGCTCGGGGCGCTCGCGGGCGGCGCCGCCGCCGGGGCGCTGCAGCGGGCCGGGCTCTCCGCGCTCGCGAGCTACCGCGCGCTCACCCTCGCCTACGCCGCGCTCGGCCTCGCGCTCGCCGCCTGCTTCGCGCGGCTCTCGCCCGCCGCCGAGGCCCCGCGCGGCCCGGCGCGCGCCGGGCTCCGGGCGCGGCTCGGCCTCCACCGCTCGCGCGGCGTGGTGCTCCGGCTCTCGGCCCTCTTCTCGGTGGACGCCTTCGCCGGCGGCTTCGTGGTCCAGGCCTTCGTCGCCTGGTGGTTCCACCGGCGCTTCGGCGCCGACCCGGCGCTCCTCGGCCGCATCTTCTTCGGCGCCAACGCGCTCGCCGGGCTCTCGGCGCTGTCGGCGTCCTGGGTCGCGGCGCGCATCGGGCTCGTGCGCACCATGGTCTTCACCCACCTGCCCTCGAACCTGCTCCTGCTGGCGGTCCCGCTCATGCCCACCCTGCCGCTCGCGGTGGCCGTGCTCTTCCTGCGCTTCTCGATCTCGCAGATGGACGTGCCCACCCGGCAGTCCTACACGATGGCGGTGGTCGAGCCCGACGAGCGGTCGGCGGCGGCGGGCGTGACCGGCATCGCGCGGACCGTCGGCGCCGCCCTCTCGCCGGTGGTGGCGGGGCCGCTCTACGCCTCGCCGGCGCTGGCGGGCCTGCCCTTCCTCCTGGCGGGCGCCCTCAAGATCATCTACGACCTCGCGCTCTTCGCCGCCTTCCGCCGCCACCCGGCGCCGGAGGAGCGCCGCGAGGCGGCCGCCCGCCCCGGCCCGGCGTCGCGCCAGGCGGACCGCTAG
- a CDS encoding Ig-like domain-containing protein, producing the protein MPGDCRAGDFTVEAPYAVQEGAVVYAGPTLVLRLHFAVDTPKSFALTLNGMSPFTTVTETIIVADTSTLPEGTYLLRAEATYCEDRVVTHALTVEVDHTAPALTWTPAPGEGDLTGVTELVGQAAEPLDPTTGPLDVRVTRAEGDPLLPPYTVDVDPPSGSIRLRFAAPLDFANAVGAQVFATDRAGNATPAASWATWTQPPLTLALDGGELEYARGVKSYAVALGGGRAEKVVLRAASPVSGEAPAVLELREPPYAFTLDTSALSEETWTVHAEATRGGRTFSSPVRWLAVDRTRPQAVGCQAAYSSPANVYREEPLLLSFSEPMSAASLEAAVTLRGGSGRLLPRTLELDPRGYQLSVRAAPDESGTETLALGADARDPAGNPLLDPRSCTVSFPEWQEPGNGYSVYGETSPSLALGGPMPGMGARASIAALGMFSASSSTLSEYGPWMTGALPYELSAVAAAVDAQDRLVLAWVRVVGGERRLELARSAASFWTAGTILPVSESGANADAVALAFGPDGQPVVAWTEQRAEGYAVQVRRWDGAAWAPFGPAAPLNGSPSLAAAAPALRLDGAGRPVVAWQEAAGPGQTVVRVRRFTGASWSEPLGDRLGGEALAASAPALALDAEERPVLAWAEPVDGTVQVRAAVFADGGWAALGAPVSAGPGLSAHSPSLATGGGSLFLATVDATGGMESIQVRRWDAGAWAPLGGPLRATASDPAATPSLAVDSNGRPAVAWSERSGIQFRRYNR; encoded by the coding sequence ATGCCGGGGGACTGCCGGGCCGGGGACTTCACGGTCGAGGCGCCCTACGCGGTGCAGGAGGGCGCCGTCGTCTACGCCGGCCCGACCCTCGTGCTGCGCCTCCACTTCGCGGTGGACACGCCCAAGTCCTTCGCCCTGACGCTCAACGGGATGTCCCCGTTCACCACGGTCACCGAGACCATCATCGTGGCCGACACCTCGACGCTGCCGGAGGGGACCTACCTGCTCCGCGCCGAGGCCACCTACTGCGAGGACCGGGTCGTCACGCACGCGCTGACCGTCGAGGTAGATCACACGGCGCCGGCCCTCACCTGGACGCCGGCGCCGGGCGAGGGCGACCTGACCGGCGTGACCGAGCTCGTCGGTCAGGCCGCGGAGCCGCTCGACCCCACGACCGGACCGCTCGACGTGCGCGTCACGCGGGCGGAGGGAGACCCGCTCCTGCCGCCGTACACGGTGGACGTGGATCCTCCCTCCGGCTCGATCCGCCTCCGCTTCGCGGCGCCCCTCGACTTCGCGAACGCGGTCGGCGCGCAGGTCTTCGCGACCGACCGGGCCGGGAACGCCACGCCGGCGGCCAGCTGGGCCACCTGGACCCAGCCGCCGCTCACGCTCGCGCTCGATGGCGGCGAGCTCGAGTACGCCAGGGGCGTGAAGAGCTACGCCGTCGCCCTCGGCGGCGGGCGGGCCGAGAAGGTGGTCCTGCGCGCCGCCTCGCCCGTCTCGGGCGAGGCCCCCGCCGTGCTCGAGCTGAGGGAGCCGCCGTACGCCTTCACCCTCGACACCTCGGCCCTGTCCGAGGAGACCTGGACGGTCCACGCCGAGGCCACCCGCGGCGGCCGGACCTTCTCCTCGCCGGTCCGGTGGCTCGCGGTGGACCGCACCCGCCCGCAAGCGGTGGGCTGCCAGGCCGCGTACTCGAGCCCCGCCAACGTGTACCGGGAGGAGCCGCTCCTGCTGTCGTTCTCGGAGCCGATGTCGGCCGCGAGCCTGGAGGCCGCGGTGACCCTACGGGGCGGCTCCGGACGGCTCCTGCCCCGGACCCTGGAGCTCGATCCGCGCGGCTACCAGCTCTCGGTCCGCGCCGCGCCCGACGAGAGCGGCACCGAGACGCTCGCCCTGGGCGCGGACGCGCGGGACCCGGCCGGGAACCCGCTCCTCGATCCGCGCTCCTGCACGGTGTCGTTCCCGGAGTGGCAGGAGCCGGGGAACGGCTACTCCGTCTACGGAGAGACGTCGCCCTCGCTCGCGCTCGGCGGCCCCATGCCCGGCATGGGCGCGCGCGCCTCGATCGCCGCGCTCGGGATGTTCTCGGCCTCCTCGAGCACGCTCAGCGAGTACGGCCCCTGGATGACGGGGGCGCTGCCCTACGAGCTCTCGGCGGTGGCCGCGGCCGTGGACGCGCAGGACCGGCTGGTCCTGGCCTGGGTGCGGGTCGTGGGCGGGGAGCGCCGGCTCGAGCTCGCCCGCTCCGCCGCGAGCTTCTGGACGGCGGGCACGATCCTCCCGGTCAGCGAGAGCGGCGCCAACGCCGACGCGGTCGCGCTCGCGTTCGGCCCCGACGGCCAGCCGGTCGTCGCCTGGACCGAGCAGCGGGCGGAGGGGTACGCCGTCCAGGTGCGGCGCTGGGACGGCGCCGCGTGGGCGCCCTTCGGACCGGCGGCTCCGCTGAACGGCTCGCCCTCGCTGGCCGCAGCCGCGCCGGCGCTGCGGCTCGACGGCGCCGGTCGGCCGGTGGTCGCCTGGCAGGAGGCGGCGGGCCCCGGCCAGACGGTGGTCCGGGTGCGCCGCTTCACCGGCGCGTCCTGGTCCGAGCCGCTCGGAGATCGGCTCGGGGGCGAGGCGCTGGCGGCGTCCGCGCCGGCGCTGGCCCTCGACGCGGAGGAGCGCCCGGTGTTGGCCTGGGCGGAACCGGTGGACGGGACGGTGCAGGTCCGGGCCGCGGTCTTCGCGGACGGCGGCTGGGCGGCGCTGGGAGCACCGGTGAGCGCCGGACCGGGGCTCTCGGCCCACTCCCCCTCGCTCGCCACCGGAGGCGGGAGTCTCTTCCTCGCGACGGTGGACGCGACCGGCGGGATGGAGTCGATCCAGGTCCGGCGCTGGGACGCGGGCGCGTGGGCCCCGCTCGGCGGGCCGCTCCGGGCCACGGCCTCGGACCCGGCGGCGACGCCGTCCCTGGCGGTGGACTCGAACGGCCGGCCGGCGGTGGCCTGGTCGGAGCGCTCCGGGATCCAGTTCAGGCGGTACAACCGATGA